From a single Fusobacterium ulcerans ATCC 49185 genomic region:
- the rbsC gene encoding ribose ABC transporter permease, with translation MFKKLWSNKPLIGLVIFSIIVAILNPRFLSMANILNVLRQTSINSIIAIGMTFVILTGGIDLSVGSILAFCGAVMAYLLNIGLNPLIALIITLALGMIFGFFNGFLVSVMKLQAFIVTLVTMTFLRGATLVFTNGKPITVRDGGMLFENIGDGYIFNIPVPIYLMILLFIGGHYILSHTKFGRYTYAIGGNEEATKLSGINVDKIKIWVYGTCGVLAALAGVITTSRLFSAQPTAGTGYELDAIAAVVLGGTSLSGGVGKVTGTALGAIIIGVLGNALNLLDVSSYYQMMIKALVILIAVLIDKKSNK, from the coding sequence ATGTTTAAAAAACTTTGGAGCAACAAACCTTTGATTGGTCTTGTTATATTTTCTATAATAGTGGCTATTCTAAATCCCAGATTCTTGTCTATGGCAAATATTCTGAATGTATTAAGACAAACTTCTATAAATTCAATAATTGCTATTGGAATGACATTTGTTATTCTTACAGGAGGAATTGATCTTTCAGTAGGTTCAATTCTTGCTTTTTGCGGTGCAGTTATGGCTTATCTTTTAAATATTGGATTAAATCCCTTAATTGCTCTTATAATAACTCTCGCTTTAGGAATGATTTTTGGATTTTTCAATGGATTTTTAGTTTCAGTAATGAAATTACAGGCTTTCATTGTTACATTGGTGACAATGACTTTCCTAAGAGGTGCTACCCTGGTATTTACTAATGGAAAGCCTATTACTGTTCGTGATGGAGGTATGCTTTTTGAAAATATTGGTGATGGATATATTTTCAACATTCCAGTTCCTATATACTTAATGATTCTTTTATTTATTGGAGGTCATTATATCCTATCTCATACAAAATTTGGTAGATATACATATGCAATAGGTGGAAATGAAGAAGCTACCAAACTTTCTGGTATAAATGTAGATAAAATAAAAATATGGGTATATGGTACTTGTGGAGTTCTTGCAGCTCTTGCAGGAGTAATAACTACTTCCAGACTTTTCTCTGCTCAGCCTACAGCAGGTACAGGATATGAACTTGATGCAATAGCAGCTGTTGTTTTAGGAGGAACATCTCTTTCTGGAGGAGTTGGAAAAGTTACAGGAACAGCTCTTGGAGCCATTATCATTGGTGTTTTAGGAAATGCTTTAAATCTACTTGATGTTTCTTCTTATTATCAAATGATGATTAAAGCTCTAGTTATCTTAATCGCAGTATTAATAGACAAAAAGTCTAACAAATAA
- the rbsA gene encoding ribose ABC transporter ATP-binding protein RbsA, with translation MEKEIVLKMTEIVKTFPGVKALNGAHLNIYRGRVMALLGENGAGKSTLIKIMTGIYQMDSGNIYLGNEKVNFKNVTDSQERGIAVIHQELNLIPELSITENIFLGRELTNSFGKIDAKLMDKEARFLLDKLNVTESEKTLIKNLTIGKMQMVEIAKALSQNAKIIVMDEPTDALTDSETESLFEVIRELTKEKKSIVYISHRLKEIPEICDDITIMRDGKFIYEKEVKDIDEEFIIRNMVGRSLDEQFPRVNVKKGKEVLKVKNLKNDFIDDISFTLHESEILGISGLMGAGRSELVKTIYGHLKKHSGQVLLNGSEKNIKSAQEGISNGIAYVSEDRKGDGLVLGLSVKENMTISSLKFFSTFFKINKKSEKNSVEDYVEKFSIKTPTIDQKIKNLSGGNQQKVAIAKALLTNPKILILDEPTRGVDVGAKKEIYDFINELKKKGLSIIIVSSEMPEILGLSDRILVIHNHKITGEFTGEEATQEKIMRCAVGGNNV, from the coding sequence ATGGAAAAAGAAATAGTTTTAAAAATGACTGAAATTGTCAAAACTTTCCCTGGTGTAAAGGCCCTCAATGGTGCTCATTTAAATATATATCGTGGAAGAGTAATGGCTCTTTTAGGAGAAAATGGAGCTGGTAAGTCTACCCTTATCAAAATTATGACTGGTATATATCAAATGGACAGTGGGAATATCTATCTAGGAAATGAAAAAGTAAATTTTAAAAATGTAACAGATTCACAGGAAAGAGGAATTGCTGTTATTCATCAAGAATTAAACCTGATTCCAGAGCTAAGTATAACAGAAAATATCTTTTTAGGAAGAGAACTTACAAACAGCTTTGGAAAAATAGATGCTAAACTTATGGATAAAGAAGCAAGATTTTTACTTGATAAATTAAATGTCACTGAAAGCGAAAAAACATTAATTAAAAATCTTACTATTGGAAAAATGCAAATGGTGGAAATAGCTAAAGCCTTATCTCAAAATGCTAAAATAATAGTAATGGATGAGCCTACTGATGCTCTTACTGACAGTGAAACTGAAAGTCTTTTTGAAGTAATCAGGGAACTTACAAAAGAAAAGAAAAGCATTGTATATATCTCTCACAGGTTAAAAGAGATTCCAGAAATATGTGATGATATTACAATAATGAGAGATGGAAAATTTATATATGAAAAAGAAGTAAAAGATATTGATGAAGAATTTATTATTAGAAATATGGTAGGAAGATCTCTTGATGAACAATTTCCCAGAGTAAATGTAAAAAAAGGAAAAGAAGTTCTAAAAGTAAAAAATCTTAAAAATGACTTTATAGATGATATCTCATTTACGCTTCACGAAAGTGAAATACTAGGAATATCTGGTCTTATGGGAGCTGGAAGAAGTGAACTTGTAAAAACTATCTATGGCCATTTAAAAAAGCATTCAGGGCAGGTATTGCTCAATGGTTCTGAAAAAAATATAAAGTCAGCTCAAGAAGGTATTTCTAATGGAATTGCCTATGTATCTGAAGACAGAAAAGGTGATGGTCTTGTTCTTGGGTTAAGTGTTAAAGAAAATATGACTATATCATCTTTAAAATTCTTTTCAACTTTCTTTAAAATTAATAAAAAAAGTGAAAAAAACAGTGTAGAAGATTATGTAGAGAAATTTAGTATTAAAACTCCAACTATTGATCAGAAAATTAAAAATCTGAGTGGAGGAAATCAGCAGAAAGTAGCTATTGCTAAAGCTTTACTAACTAATCCTAAGATACTTATATTAGATGAACCTACAAGAGGAGTAGATGTAGGAGCTAAAAAAGAGATATATGACTTCATTAATGAATTAAAGAAAAAAGGATTAAGCATCATCATTGTTTCCTCTGAAATGCCTGAAATTCTTGGACTTAGTGATAGAATATTAGTTATTCATAATCATAAAATAACTGGTGAATTCACAGGTGAAGAGGCAACACAGGAAAAAATAATGAGATGTGCAGTAGGAGGAAATAATGTTTAA
- the rbsD gene encoding D-ribose pyranase, translating to MKKSRLLNSELSYEIAKIGHTAHITLCDSGLPIPQNVKRIDLAVEAGLPGFIKVLNPVLSEMQVEEIILAEEIKEKNMFMYESIMKSFKEAGMNPKVVFVPHEEFKKITHNSEVIVRTGECSPYANIILKSGVVF from the coding sequence ATGAAAAAAAGTAGATTACTAAATAGTGAATTATCTTATGAAATAGCAAAAATCGGACATACAGCACATATCACTCTTTGTGATTCTGGTCTTCCTATTCCACAAAATGTCAAAAGAATAGATTTAGCTGTAGAAGCTGGTCTTCCAGGATTTATTAAAGTGTTAAACCCTGTACTTAGCGAAATGCAGGTAGAGGAAATCATTCTTGCTGAAGAAATAAAAGAAAAAAATATGTTTATGTATGAATCAATCATGAAATCATTTAAAGAAGCTGGCATGAATCCTAAAGTTGTTTTTGTTCCTCATGAAGAGTTTAAAAAAATTACTCATAATAGTGAGGTTATTGTAAGAACTGGAGAATGTTCTCCGTATGCAAATATAATACTGAAATCAGGAGTAGTATTTTAG
- the rbsK gene encoding ribokinase — protein MKKVVVAGSINMDLVTVCERAPRGGETLFGKEFFQVPGGKGANQAVAIGKLGTQVTMLGKIGNDSFGKDLISSMNNSGVDTEYIENSASSTGIAKIIVEENGQNRILVVSGANMDVDRAYIDRHIEVINNADILVTQLEIPIDTVEYVLKKAKEAEKITILNPAPAALLSDEIIKNSDIIIPNESELGIITGMPTNTLEEIEAAAQKLLNMGVKELIVTLGSQGSLHLNKKGSTLHTAYKVKAVDTTAAGDSFIGGLVKNIQGDNLDEAIEFATKVSAITVTRKGAQISIPTIKEVENFKGEKNEKK, from the coding sequence ATGAAAAAAGTTGTAGTTGCAGGAAGTATAAATATGGACTTGGTAACTGTGTGTGAAAGAGCTCCAAGGGGAGGAGAAACTCTTTTTGGAAAAGAATTTTTTCAAGTGCCTGGTGGAAAAGGAGCTAATCAGGCTGTTGCTATTGGAAAATTAGGAACTCAAGTTACAATGCTTGGCAAAATAGGAAATGACTCATTTGGTAAGGATCTTATATCATCAATGAATAACAGCGGAGTTGATACTGAATATATAGAAAATTCTGCTTCATCTACTGGTATAGCTAAAATAATAGTTGAAGAAAATGGTCAAAATAGAATACTTGTTGTATCTGGTGCAAATATGGATGTAGACAGAGCATATATAGACAGACATATAGAAGTTATAAATAATGCAGATATACTTGTTACTCAGCTGGAAATACCTATAGATACTGTGGAATATGTATTAAAAAAAGCAAAGGAAGCTGAAAAAATAACTATATTAAACCCTGCTCCTGCTGCTCTGCTGAGTGATGAAATCATAAAAAACAGCGATATAATTATTCCTAATGAAAGTGAACTTGGCATCATAACTGGTATGCCTACAAACACTTTAGAAGAAATAGAAGCTGCTGCTCAAAAACTTTTAAATATGGGAGTAAAAGAACTTATTGTTACTCTTGGAAGTCAAGGTTCTCTTCATTTAAATAAAAAAGGTTCTACACTTCATACTGCTTATAAAGTAAAAGCTGTGGATACTACTGCTGCTGGTGACAGTTTTATTGGTGGTCTTGTAAAAAATATTCAAGGTGATAATTTAGATGAAGCTATTGAATTTGCTACAAAAGTTTCTGCCATAACTGTAACAAGAAAAGGAGCTCAAATATCAATACCAACTATTAAAGAAGTTGAAAATTTCAAAGGAGAAAAGAATGAAAAAAAGTAG
- a CDS encoding LacI family DNA-binding transcriptional regulator: MNMKDIAAHLGISVATVSRAINGSENINPETKERVLAFVEKKGYTPNVIARNLSKMENNTIALLVPNISNPFFASLINNICANFAKSDYQIALYNTSENIELEKKAIKNIIGQRIAGVIAILINGKYEKNPLLPLINYNIPVFLLDRDIRDYTLPGVFLDNYIGAYKVVTELLNRGHRDIAIITGDLSSLNAEERLKGYINAHLDMNIPYSKTNIHEGDFLFESGYKAGKKILNTSATAVFASNNLMLLGFLKAMKAVDKEIELSCFEEIEYLEVLGINIISCKIPLDIIGEKTYSLFFTDKNKRKKTYIEPILIKNRKEF; the protein is encoded by the coding sequence ATGAATATGAAAGACATTGCAGCTCATCTCGGAATTTCAGTAGCCACTGTTTCCAGAGCTATTAATGGAAGTGAAAATATCAACCCTGAAACAAAGGAAAGAGTTCTGGCATTTGTAGAAAAGAAAGGATATACTCCAAATGTTATAGCTAGAAATTTATCTAAAATGGAAAATAATACTATTGCTTTGTTAGTTCCTAATATCAGCAACCCATTTTTTGCTTCACTTATAAATAATATATGTGCTAATTTTGCAAAAAGTGATTATCAGATAGCTCTTTACAATACATCTGAAAATATTGAACTAGAAAAGAAAGCTATAAAAAATATAATAGGACAGAGAATAGCTGGGGTTATTGCCATTCTAATTAATGGTAAATATGAGAAAAATCCTCTTCTGCCCCTTATTAATTACAATATTCCTGTTTTTCTTTTAGACAGGGATATTAGAGATTACACTCTTCCTGGAGTATTTCTTGATAATTATATTGGTGCCTATAAAGTAGTTACTGAATTATTGAATAGAGGACATAGAGATATAGCTATTATTACTGGAGATCTTTCATCCCTCAATGCAGAAGAAAGATTAAAAGGATATATAAACGCCCACCTTGATATGAATATTCCATATTCAAAAACTAATATTCATGAAGGAGATTTTTTATTTGAAAGCGGATATAAAGCTGGAAAAAAAATTTTGAATACTTCAGCTACAGCTGTTTTTGCTTCTAATAACCTTATGCTTTTAGGATTTTTAAAAGCTATGAAAGCTGTTGATAAAGAAATAGAATTATCATGTTTTGAGGAAATTGAATATCTTGAGGTACTTGGAATAAATATTATCTCTTGTAAAATACCACTTGATATAATAGGAGAAAAAACATACTCTCTTTTTTTTACAGATAAAAATAAAAGAAAAAAAACATATATAGAACCTATTTTGATAAAAAATAGAAAGGAGTTTTAA
- a CDS encoding histidinol-phosphatase HisJ family protein, whose amino-acid sequence MGNIISDYHVHSEFSGDSTQDMEEIIQRAISLGLQEIALTDHLEYDIEGMTDRWVLKVDKYVKRVLELKEKYKKEIDVKLGVEVGVQTHTREYLEGVVSSYPFDFVINSSHAINRIDLAFGEIQEGKTKEEVQALYFDNVLKNVEIYDKFNVYGHLDFVTRYGGPKYRGLNYKENFDRIDAVLKKLIEKGKGIEINTSGYRYKEDRFYPCTDIIKRYYELGGEILTIGSDAHVKEYLTMDFKRAYDFLESIGKKYITSFEGMQPVFKKIK is encoded by the coding sequence TTGGGAAATATTATAAGCGACTATCATGTACATAGTGAGTTTTCAGGAGATTCAACTCAGGATATGGAGGAAATTATTCAAAGGGCTATTTCTTTAGGATTACAGGAGATAGCTCTCACAGACCATTTGGAATATGATATAGAAGGAATGACTGACAGATGGGTACTGAAAGTAGATAAATATGTAAAAAGGGTATTGGAACTGAAGGAAAAATACAAAAAAGAAATAGATGTAAAGTTAGGAGTAGAGGTAGGAGTACAGACTCATACAAGGGAATATTTAGAGGGAGTTGTAAGCAGCTATCCTTTTGATTTTGTAATAAATTCCAGCCATGCTATCAATAGAATAGATCTTGCTTTTGGAGAGATACAGGAAGGAAAAACAAAAGAAGAAGTACAGGCACTTTATTTTGACAATGTATTAAAAAATGTAGAGATTTATGATAAATTTAATGTTTATGGACATCTGGATTTTGTAACAAGATATGGTGGACCTAAATATAGAGGGTTAAACTATAAAGAAAATTTTGATAGAATTGATGCTGTATTAAAAAAGTTAATAGAAAAAGGAAAAGGTATAGAAATTAATACTTCTGGATATAGATATAAAGAAGATAGATTTTATCCATGTACTGATATCATAAAAAGATATTATGAACTTGGGGGAGAAATCTTGACAATAGGATCAGATGCTCATGTAAAAGAGTATTTAACTATGGATTTCAAGAGAGCATATGACTTTTTAGAAAGTATAGGTAAAAAATATATTACTTCTTTTGAAGGAATGCAGCCAGTTTTTAAGAAAATAAAATAA
- a CDS encoding META domain-containing protein, whose translation MYKKIITFLAAGALLVGCSSLGSGKNDIKSIEKQEFLLTNMYKDANITIAFEGDRVYGFSGVNRYFGGAKIEGDNIEVLNVASTMMAGPENRMQAESGYIKLLNEADKIEVKNDSIILLTKDNEKLIFEKK comes from the coding sequence ATGTATAAAAAAATAATAACTTTTTTAGCAGCAGGAGCTCTTTTAGTTGGGTGTTCTAGTTTAGGGTCTGGAAAAAATGATATAAAAAGTATAGAAAAACAAGAATTTCTATTAACTAATATGTACAAAGATGCAAATATAACTATTGCATTTGAAGGAGATAGAGTATATGGATTTTCTGGTGTAAATAGATATTTTGGAGGAGCTAAAATAGAGGGAGATAATATAGAAGTACTTAATGTTGCTTCTACTATGATGGCTGGGCCAGAAAATAGAATGCAGGCTGAAAGTGGATATATCAAACTCTTAAATGAAGCTGATAAAATAGAAGTTAAAAATGATAGTATCATATTACTTACTAAAGATAATGAAAAATTAATATTTGAAAAAAAATAG